From Carya illinoinensis cultivar Pawnee chromosome 5, C.illinoinensisPawnee_v1, whole genome shotgun sequence, one genomic window encodes:
- the LOC122311352 gene encoding putative wall-associated receptor kinase-like 16: MFLQITCVVLILSEMAAAAVAAPLAKPNCPDRCGDVEIPYPFGTTKDCYLNEVFWLNCSDSSSSPTKPLLGYIEITKISIDGQLDILSLISFRCFKNSSGVLEYDNEPYLRVLDFTISNTRNKFVAVGCDTYAFLNAFQNNEPFSIGCTSTCQSLRNVIDGSCSGIGCCQVDIPKGLKNFTLDARSYNDHVKVGSFNPCSYAFVAKQDWFNFSSDYLQESQQGNKTYPMVLDWAIGDTTCEIAKNQSGYVCGRNSQCYDPENGDGYLCKCINEGYEGNPYLEDGCQDINECEADPNPCNTTTSTCKNTDGNFTCICLDGYEGDGKIASGIGCRPKANKSSVNIIVPLAISIGLVGLFVGGSSIYCGLKRRKLIKLKEKFFQQNGGLLLQQKLSNYRASMETAKIFSAEELQNATNNYDESRVLGQGSFGTVYRGVLPDNKIVAIKKSKICDRTQIEQFINEVIVLTQINHRNVVRMLGCCLETEVPLLVYEFITNGTLSSHIHDKNLSSSLSWEKRLKIASETAGALAYLHSSTSVPIIHRDVKPANILLDDNYSAKIADFGTSILVPLDQTELSTLVKGTFGYLDPEYFYSNQLTEKSDVYSFGVVVAELLTSEKALSFDRPEKDRSLAMYFNSAIKEDCLHQILDDQIVNDGNINAIHEVANIAKWCLSVRGEDRPTMKEVAMELEGLRIMGKHPLVKTNLYIEETDYLLGAPTHSFNIDVYNDSSSAITTVGLETMSNQVVKPLDDGR; encoded by the exons ATGTTCTTGCAAATTACATGTGTTGTTCTGATATTGTCAGAAATGGCAGCCGCAGCAGTAGCAGCTCCATTAGCCAAGCCTAACTGCCCAGATCGGTGCGGAGATGTCGAAATTCCTTATCCATTTGGTACAACTAAAGATTGCTACCTAAACGAAGTATTTTGGCTAAATTGTAGCGATTCGTCGTCCAGCCCCACAAAACCACTACTCGGATATATAGAAATCACCAAAATTTCTATCGACGGCCAGCTTGACATCTTGAGTTTGATATCCTTTCGGTGTTTCAAAAACTCGAGTGGTGTTCTTGAGTATGACAATGAACCCTATCTCCGAGTCCTAGATTTCACAATTTCTAACACCAGAAATAAGTTCGTGGCCGTCGGCTGTGACACCTACGCCTTCCTCAATGCTTTCCAAAACAATGAACCCTTCTCCATTGGCTGCACCTCTACATGTCAAAGTCTTAGAAATGTCATCGACGGATCTTGCTCTGGAATTGGGTGTTGCCAGGTTGACATTCCGAAAGGATTGAAGAACTTTACTTTAGATGCACGTAGCTATAATGATCACGTCAAGGTTGGGAGCTTCAATCCATGCAGCTATGCTTTTGTAGCTAAACAAGACTGGTTCAACTTCTCCTCTGATTATCTTCAAGAAAGCCAGCAAGGGAATAAGACCTATCCGATGGTTCTTGATTGGGCAATCGGTGATACAACATGTGAAATTGCCAAAAACCAGTCAGGTTACGTATGTGGAAGGAACAGCCAATGTTATGATCCCGAAAACGGTGATGGATATCTTTGCAAGTGCATTAATGAAGGCTATGAAGGAAATCCATACCTCGAGGATGGTTGCCAAG ATATAAATGAGTGTGAAGCAGATCCGAACCCCTGCAATACCACTACGTCAACATGCAAGAACACTGATGGGAATTTTACCTGTATTTGCCTTGACGGATACGAAGGTGATGGGAAGATCGCAAGTGGAATAGGTTGCAGACCTAAAGCCAACAAATCTAGCGTTAATATCATTGTTCCTCTCG CTATCAGCATTGGCCTCGTAGGATTGTTTGTGGGAGGTTCTTCAATATATTGTGgactaaaaagaagaaaactcatcaagCTAAAAGAGAAATTCTTTCAACAAAATGGTGGATTGTTGTTACAACAAAAACTCTCGAATTACAGAGCTTCAATGGAGACTGCCAAAATCTTTAGTGCAGAAGAACTTCAAAATGCTACCAATAATTATGATGAAAGTAGAGTTCTTGGCCAAGGTAGCTTTGGAACTGTTTATAGAGGAGTCTTACCGGACAACAAAATTGTTGCCAttaagaaatcaaaaatttGTGACAGGACTCAAATTGAACAATTCATAAATGAAGTTATTGTGCTTACCCAAATTAACCATAGAAATGTGGTTAGGATGTTAGGTTGTTGTCTAGAAACAGAGGTCCCGTTGTTGGTCTATGAATTCATCACAAATGGGACTCTTTCTAGTCACATTCATGATAAAAACCTATCATCCTCACTCTCTTGGGAAAAACGTTTGAAGATAGCATCAGAAACTGCAGGGGCACTGGCATACTTGCATTCTTCAACTTCCGTGCCAATTATACATAGGGATGTGAAACCTGCAAATATACTTTTAGATGATAACTATTCAGCAAAAATAGCTGACTTTGGAACTTCGATTTTGGTCCCTCTTGATCAAACAGAATTATCTACATTGGTGAAGGGAACTTTTGGATATTTAGACCCAGAATACTTTTATAGTAACCAGCTCACAGAAAAAAGTGATGTCTATAGTTTTGGTGTTGTTGTGGCAGAGTTATTGACAAGTGAGAAAGCGCTTTCTTTTGATAGGCCTGAAAAGGATAGAAGTTTGGCAATGTATTTTAACTCTGCTATAAAAGAGGATTGCTTGCATCAAATTCTTGACGATCAAATTGTCAATGATGGCAATATTAATGCGATACATGAGGTTGCTAATATTGCAAAATGGTGCTTAAGTGTAAGAGGGGAGGATAGGCCAACTATGAAGGAAGTGGCAATGGAGCTAGAAGGATTGAGAATTATGGGAAAACATCCATTGGTAAAGACTAATCTTTATATAGAGGAGACTGACTACTTGCTTGGGGCACCTACACACTCGTTCAACATTGATGTCTACAATGATTCTTCCTCTGCCATCACAACAGTTGGGCTTGAAACTATGAGTAACCAAGTTGTGAAACCATTAGACGACGGCAGATGA